In Trichocoleus desertorum NBK24, the following are encoded in one genomic region:
- a CDS encoding serine/threonine-protein kinase, producing the protein MTPSIPLGTLLRQRYAIQQILGQGGFSRTYLALDLERFDEPCVLKELAVPQQDGALLAKAQDLFQREASVLYQIQHPQIPRFLAAFEDSQRLFSVQEFVDGQTYRSLLQERKKQGQTFSEPEVLQFLNHLLPVLTYIHDRNIIHRDISLENVMLRLRNSQAGEAVTNSTLGLPVLIDFGAVKSVANYLYTASPEFSSSSHPSEITCVGKAGYAPPEQLQTGKVYAHSDLYALAATSLVLLTGKEPKTLLDSRTLNWQLRPYAQISDRFEAILQKMLSLRPGDRYPSAQAVLNELQPLLEASVPTTQLSAGSDTSSNSGATSSPTASSPIIFSRIRDSRRDSRVGEVERGNRSSVHLDSTQTHKTQAHKNSMGSRKLWKRWVKISIGLGIVILIGLAVPVLWRLTVAGSQQRNEVWVSGARVPQSEASQIIGSDQQNNATPSRMNQSEPIQFDSGAISSTLEGDLQNRQLKSYVLRALQGQIMTVALTGSDVTMNVLGSDQKGIDAAAYQTQNWTGQLPKNDDYFIQILGSGTYKLEVAITPLSQTAQVTPPIQAIARITIASGATGAKVAGSVVPGQPQRYVLAANKGQTGVIQVLQGSVGIQAIAPNGQPLGTTTPQQPQTWRGKFPMTGDYTFEITALKPEKFTISLQVR; encoded by the coding sequence AAAGGCTCAGGATCTCTTTCAACGGGAAGCTAGCGTTCTCTACCAAATTCAACATCCTCAAATTCCCCGTTTCTTAGCTGCTTTTGAAGATAGTCAGCGCTTATTTTCTGTCCAAGAGTTTGTCGATGGACAAACGTACCGTAGTCTCCTTCAAGAGCGAAAGAAGCAAGGCCAAACCTTCTCAGAGCCAGAAGTCTTGCAGTTTCTCAACCACTTGCTCCCAGTTTTGACCTACATTCACGATCGCAACATTATTCACCGGGATATTTCTCTGGAGAATGTTATGCTGCGGCTGCGAAATAGTCAGGCTGGAGAGGCAGTAACCAACTCTACGTTAGGGTTGCCAGTTCTGATCGATTTTGGTGCCGTTAAATCGGTGGCTAACTATCTATATACTGCTTCTCCAGAGTTTTCTAGCTCCTCACATCCCTCAGAAATTACTTGTGTGGGTAAGGCTGGCTATGCTCCCCCAGAGCAGTTGCAAACAGGTAAGGTATATGCCCATAGCGACTTGTATGCTTTGGCTGCAACTAGCCTAGTTTTACTAACTGGTAAAGAACCAAAAACTCTGCTAGATAGTCGTACGCTCAATTGGCAGTTGCGACCGTACGCTCAGATTAGCGATCGCTTTGAAGCTATCTTGCAGAAGATGTTGTCTTTGCGTCCAGGCGATCGCTACCCGTCTGCTCAAGCAGTGCTGAATGAGTTGCAACCTTTATTGGAAGCGTCTGTGCCAACAACACAACTCAGCGCTGGTAGCGATACTAGCAGTAACTCAGGCGCAACTTCCTCGCCAACTGCAAGTTCACCCATTATCTTCTCCAGAATTAGGGATTCCAGAAGAGATTCCAGAGTTGGAGAAGTTGAGAGGGGAAATCGTTCCTCAGTTCATCTAGACTCTACACAGACGCATAAAACCCAGGCGCATAAAAACAGCATGGGTTCCAGAAAGCTGTGGAAACGCTGGGTCAAAATTAGCATCGGCCTGGGAATAGTGATCCTGATAGGGCTGGCAGTACCCGTGTTATGGCGTTTAACGGTAGCTGGAAGTCAGCAACGCAACGAAGTTTGGGTTTCGGGAGCGCGGGTCCCTCAATCGGAAGCCTCGCAAATCATCGGTTCGGATCAGCAAAACAATGCAACTCCATCCAGAATGAACCAGTCTGAGCCGATTCAGTTTGACTCAGGTGCTATTTCCAGCACATTGGAAGGCGATCTGCAAAACCGCCAACTGAAATCTTACGTGCTCCGGGCATTGCAAGGTCAAATTATGACCGTTGCCCTCACTGGGTCTGATGTGACTATGAATGTGTTGGGATCTGACCAGAAAGGCATTGATGCTGCTGCTTATCAAACTCAAAACTGGACGGGGCAATTACCCAAAAATGATGACTACTTCATCCAAATCCTTGGCTCTGGCACCTACAAGTTAGAAGTCGCAATTACGCCATTAAGTCAGACTGCTCAAGTCACACCACCTATCCAAGCGATCGCGCGCATTACGATTGCGTCTGGAGCGACGGGAGCCAAAGTTGCTGGGAGTGTAGTTCCAGGACAGCCTCAACGGTATGTATTAGCTGCTAATAAGGGCCAAACAGGAGTGATTCAAGTTCTTCAAGGCTCGGTTGGCATCCAGGCGATCGCACCTAATGGTCAGCCTTTGGGGACAACTACGCCACAACAACCGCAAACTTGGCGAGGCAAATTTCCGATGACAGGAGACTATACGTTCGAAATTACAGCCCTCAAACCTGAGAAATTTACAATTTCGCTGCAAGTTCGTTGA
- a CDS encoding type II secretion system F family protein: MPTYIASARDARGNAKKQKVTANSPGEARSTLREQGFVVQDLKEDKSLDLSKIDLQKFQLIFTSVSVKDKAVFSRQFAALVNAGVAMVRSLGVLSEQCTNPKLKASLLEINSDVQQGTNLSDAMRKHPQCFDMLYVSMVQAGEVGGVLDEVLNRLAKLLEDIARLQNQIKSAMAYPVTVGVLATVIFIGMTVFLLPTFASIFEELGTELPAFTQAMLAISKFLRTPEYVVGLILILFGLSFAYKQYYKTRAGRETIDRLSLKAPLFGDLIQKTATARFCRTFGALTRSGVPILTALEIVRDTAGNQVVSNAIDEARREIQTGGMISIALQREQVFPIMAIQMISIGEETGEVDKMLMKVADFYEDEVEQAVKALTSIMEPIMIMFLGGMVGSILLSMYLPMFKVFESIG, translated from the coding sequence ATGCCTACTTACATCGCCAGTGCACGGGATGCCAGAGGAAATGCCAAAAAACAAAAAGTTACCGCAAATTCTCCGGGTGAAGCTCGTTCTACATTAAGAGAACAAGGTTTTGTGGTTCAAGACCTTAAAGAGGACAAGAGCCTTGATCTCAGCAAGATTGATCTCCAGAAGTTTCAGCTTATTTTTACAAGTGTCTCCGTCAAGGATAAAGCTGTTTTCTCCCGGCAGTTCGCCGCACTTGTGAATGCTGGGGTGGCAATGGTTCGTAGTTTGGGCGTGCTATCTGAGCAATGCACCAACCCCAAACTCAAAGCATCTCTTCTGGAAATCAACTCAGATGTACAGCAAGGCACTAACCTATCGGATGCCATGCGCAAGCATCCTCAGTGCTTTGACATGTTGTATGTCAGTATGGTGCAAGCTGGTGAGGTAGGTGGTGTACTCGACGAAGTACTGAATCGTCTCGCCAAACTTCTAGAAGATATTGCGCGGTTGCAAAACCAGATTAAGTCGGCAATGGCTTACCCTGTAACCGTAGGCGTTCTGGCAACGGTTATTTTTATTGGTATGACCGTTTTCCTCCTACCAACCTTTGCCTCCATCTTCGAGGAGTTAGGAACAGAGCTACCTGCTTTTACCCAGGCCATGCTTGCTATCAGTAAATTCCTCAGAACCCCTGAATATGTTGTAGGGCTGATTCTTATTCTTTTTGGACTGAGTTTTGCCTACAAGCAGTATTATAAAACACGGGCAGGTCGCGAAACTATTGACCGCTTATCTCTCAAAGCGCCTTTGTTTGGTGACTTGATTCAGAAGACTGCAACGGCTCGTTTTTGCCGTACTTTCGGAGCCTTAACTCGCTCTGGCGTACCTATCCTGACAGCCCTAGAAATTGTGAGGGATACAGCGGGCAATCAAGTTGTTTCTAATGCAATTGATGAGGCTCGAAGGGAAATTCAGACAGGCGGCATGATCAGCATTGCTCTCCAGAGAGAACAAGTCTTTCCGATCATGGCAATCCAAATGATCAGTATTGGGGAAGAAACTGGAGAAGTTGACAAAATGCTGATGAAAGTTGCTGACTTCTACGAGGATGAAGTTGAGCAGGCGGTGAAAGCGCTAACCAGCATTATGGAACCGATTATGATTATGTTCTTAGGGGGCATGGTCGGTTCGATTCTACTTTCCATGTATCTGCCTATGTTCAAGGTTTTCGAAAGCATTGGCTAA